One Acidobacteriota bacterium genomic window carries:
- a CDS encoding SGNH/GDSL hydrolase family protein, protein MIYNALGMRQHRPMSVEPEDGEIRIGLFGDSFTENIRLPVAYSFSEVLDYLLHQQSDRITVLNFGVDGYGLDQSYLYYLHSPPAQHLEHVVYFFFGNDIRNLYETQLYGLDDDGRLMSLGIPSRPWWMPIVSRLALTYLVIDTSYWMQGRTEGYEPWSYQATRQVAETERAWTERFSNETATRINVDFDAGTETEELDHYWELARVILAEWAREATVRQDDFRVALIPYPSESRVADRFAPHRVLNLFEEFQVYGLPSTRWTFANNPHWNELGNLLAAVHLYRELAPTLPGTPMTHREILRSVHAYYRAFRGWRPPMLTEPWDVPATELESVRRRYLALE, encoded by the coding sequence GTGATCTACAACGCCCTGGGTATGCGTCAGCACCGACCGATGTCCGTAGAACCCGAAGACGGCGAGATTCGAATCGGCCTATTCGGGGATTCTTTTACGGAGAACATTCGACTACCAGTCGCCTATTCGTTTTCGGAAGTGCTGGACTATCTGCTCCACCAGCAAAGTGACCGAATCACCGTGCTCAACTTCGGCGTGGACGGCTATGGTCTAGATCAGTCCTACCTTTACTATCTTCACTCGCCGCCCGCCCAGCACCTGGAACATGTCGTGTACTTCTTCTTTGGAAACGACATCAGGAACCTCTACGAGACCCAACTCTATGGTTTGGACGACGACGGCAGGCTCATGAGCCTCGGGATTCCCTCGAGACCGTGGTGGATGCCTATCGTTTCGAGACTGGCTCTGACCTACTTGGTGATCGATACAAGCTACTGGATGCAAGGAAGAACCGAAGGATATGAGCCCTGGTCATACCAGGCGACGAGGCAGGTGGCGGAAACGGAAAGGGCCTGGACGGAGCGATTCTCCAACGAAACCGCAACCCGGATAAACGTCGATTTCGACGCTGGTACGGAAACGGAAGAGTTGGATCACTACTGGGAACTGGCGCGAGTGATTCTGGCAGAGTGGGCGCGGGAAGCCACTGTACGTCAGGACGACTTTCGCGTTGCGCTAATTCCGTATCCTTCGGAGAGCCGCGTTGCGGATCGTTTCGCTCCACACCGGGTCTTGAATCTCTTCGAGGAATTCCAAGTCTATGGTCTCCCAAGTACGCGGTGGACGTTCGCCAACAATCCGCACTGGAACGAACTGGGAAACCTCTTGGCCGCTGTCCACCTGTACCGCGAATTGGCCCCGACGCTGCCGGGCACACCGATGACGCATCGGGAGATTCTTCGTTCGGTGCACGCCTATTATCGCGCTTTCCGTGGTTGGCGGCCTCCCATGTTGACGGAGCCCTGGGACGTTCCGGCGACGGAACTCGAGAGCGTACGGCGTCGTTATCTGGCGTTGGAATAG
- a CDS encoding GMC family oxidoreductase, producing the protein MFLTDGLLSRSYDCYVVGAGPAGITLALELARANRTVLLLESGTATEAREDMPNAINHGHFRDGWWNRHSVRVLGGTSRIWSGSCATPRDLDFDNPAVGVRWPIARSALTPYYPRAAAILDRDPAIFDVETQVTPGFAYRPFSRSGGTPTRFGSKYFETLRTSSSIDVALGTSVIRLDANEARTAVRAVECFHHASGVSERLEIDPRQHVVVAGGSIANAQLLLQPRSDGAVPVGNESGHAGKYLMEHPHYFRVAEMVFDEDADQWWPPLEAAHALVPDEQHTRRHGLLGCAIGFSGRTTHHSMAEYLASQHGKTFYWYRCNVRSEMTPSASNSVSLTGERDVAGLYRPAVRCVIGAGDFLNVEKTLRLLAESLIASAKGRVRIHNERLYRSPEGGGHIMGTTRMGTSASDSVVDADCRVHGYDNLFVAGSSVFSTGGYANPTLTIVALSLRLADALTGAA; encoded by the coding sequence ATGTTCCTGACTGACGGTCTGCTCAGCCGCAGCTACGACTGCTACGTGGTCGGCGCCGGCCCAGCCGGCATCACGCTGGCGCTGGAACTCGCCAGGGCCAACCGGACCGTCCTTCTGCTCGAATCCGGCACGGCGACCGAAGCGCGGGAGGACATGCCGAACGCCATCAACCACGGACACTTCCGGGACGGCTGGTGGAATCGCCACTCCGTCCGGGTGCTAGGCGGCACCTCGAGGATCTGGTCGGGATCGTGCGCCACGCCCAGGGACCTGGACTTCGATAATCCCGCCGTCGGCGTTCGGTGGCCGATTGCCAGGTCCGCATTGACGCCGTATTACCCGCGAGCAGCAGCCATCCTGGACCGCGATCCGGCCATCTTCGACGTAGAAACCCAAGTGACGCCTGGATTCGCCTACCGGCCGTTCTCCCGGTCTGGCGGCACCCCGACCCGTTTCGGGAGCAAGTACTTCGAGACGCTTCGCACGTCCTCAAGTATCGACGTAGCGCTCGGAACGTCAGTGATTCGCTTGGACGCCAATGAGGCGCGAACCGCGGTCCGAGCCGTCGAGTGTTTCCACCATGCGTCGGGCGTCTCCGAGCGGCTGGAGATCGACCCCCGGCAGCACGTGGTTGTTGCGGGCGGCAGTATAGCTAACGCGCAGTTGCTGCTGCAGCCGCGCTCGGACGGAGCGGTTCCGGTCGGCAACGAGAGTGGTCATGCCGGCAAGTACTTGATGGAGCATCCACACTATTTCCGAGTCGCCGAGATGGTGTTCGACGAGGACGCTGACCAGTGGTGGCCGCCGTTGGAGGCAGCCCATGCTCTGGTGCCTGATGAGCAGCACACGAGGCGGCACGGGTTGCTGGGATGCGCCATCGGGTTTAGCGGCAGGACGACTCACCATTCGATGGCCGAATACCTGGCGAGCCAACACGGGAAGACCTTCTATTGGTACCGCTGCAACGTGCGGTCCGAAATGACGCCGTCCGCGAGCAACAGTGTGTCTCTGACCGGGGAACGTGACGTCGCCGGCTTGTACCGGCCTGCCGTCCGGTGCGTGATCGGCGCGGGTGACTTCCTGAACGTGGAAAAGACGCTACGGCTCCTCGCTGAATCGTTGATCGCGTCGGCGAAGGGACGTGTGCGCATCCACAACGAGCGTCTGTACCGGTCACCGGAGGGCGGTGGCCACATTATGGGAACGACCCGCATGGGCACCAGCGCGTCGGATTCCGTCGTCGACGCGGACTGCCGGGTCCACGGTTACGACAACTTGTTCGTCGCCGGCTCGTCCGTTTTCTCCACCGGCGGCTACGCGAACCCGACGCTGACGATTGTCGCGCTCTCGCTGCGACTGGCTGATGCGCTCACCGGGGCGGCATGA
- a CDS encoding type II toxin-antitoxin system VapC family toxin → MYLLDTNVVSELRRLGPHKGVLLWIADVRPEQLFLSAVTVGEIQAGIELTRAQDPAKAEELEAWLDRVVASYRVLPMDEAAFREWARRKHRQPATLMEDAMIAATAVVHRLTVVTRNAADFRTLSVEVLNPFEPA, encoded by the coding sequence GTGTATCTACTCGACACGAACGTCGTTTCCGAGTTGCGCCGCCTGGGACCGCACAAAGGCGTCCTGTTGTGGATTGCTGACGTGCGTCCTGAGCAGTTGTTCCTGTCCGCGGTCACAGTCGGAGAGATCCAGGCCGGCATCGAACTCACGCGCGCACAGGATCCCGCGAAGGCGGAAGAGCTGGAAGCATGGCTCGATCGGGTCGTTGCTTCTTATCGCGTCCTGCCGATGGATGAAGCTGCCTTTCGCGAATGGGCTCGCCGCAAGCACCGTCAACCCGCGACGCTGATGGAGGACGCAATGATCGCGGCAACTGCCGTGGTGCACAGACTGACGGTCGTCACTCGCAACGCCGCCGACTTTCGCACCTTGAGCGTCGAGGTGTTGAATCCATTCGAGCCGGCGTGA
- a CDS encoding type II toxin-antitoxin system Phd/YefM family antitoxin, translating to MSNNWQVQDAKARFSELLETSLTDGPQIVTKRGVETAVIVPIDQWRRLEQLAKPDLKELLLSPDARTDALTPPRRRYGRRTPPAFD from the coding sequence ATGAGCAATAACTGGCAGGTGCAGGACGCTAAGGCGCGGTTTAGCGAGCTCCTTGAGACGAGCCTTACGGATGGTCCCCAGATCGTCACCAAGCGGGGTGTGGAGACCGCAGTCATCGTGCCTATTGATCAGTGGCGGCGATTGGAGCAACTCGCGAAGCCGGACCTCAAGGAGCTACTGCTGAGTCCGGATGCCCGCACCGACGCGCTCACACCGCCGCGCAGGCGGTATGGGCGGCGCACACCGCCGGCGTTCGATTGA